In Pseudomonadota bacterium, the DNA window CGCTGGAACACCATCTCGATCAGCGGATACCACATCCGTGAAGCCGGGAGCACAGCGGTGCAGGAGATCGCGTTCACCATCGCCAATGGGATCGCGTATGTCGAGGTGGCCAAGGCGGCGGGCCTCGACGTCGACGATTTCGCCCCGCGCCTCAGCTTCTTCTGGAACGCGCACAACAACTTCTTCGAGGAAGTGGCGAAGTTCCGGGCCTCGCGGCGCATCTGGTTCAAGCTGATGACCGAGCGGTTCGGGGCGAAGAAGGAGGCCAGCAAGTTGCTGCGCTTCCACACCCAGACGGGCGGCAGCACGCTCACCGCACAGCAGCCCGAGGTGAACATCGTGCGCGTGGCCGTGCAGAGCATGGCGGCCGTGATGGGCGGTACGCAGAGCCTGCACACCAACGGCTTCGACGAGGCGCTCGGTCTGCCCACCGAGCAGGCGGCGCGTATCGCGCTGCGCACCCAGCAGGTCATCGGGTACGAGAGTGGCATCGCCGACACGCCCGACCCGCTGGCCGGCAGTTACTTCGTCGAGGTGCTCACCGACGAGATCGAACGACTCGCCTGGGAGTACATCGAACGCATCGACGAGATGGGCGGCGCCGTGTCGGGTATCGAGGCCGGCTTCCAGCAGGACGAGATCGAGCAGGCGGCGTACGAGTACACGAAGTCGATCGACGACGACGAGCGGGTGATCGTGAGCGTGAACAAGTTCGCTCTCGACGTGGAGCCCGAGCCGTCGGTGTTCCCCATCGACCCGACGCTCGAGAGCGGTCAGCGCGAGCGCCTCGCCGCATACAAGGCGAACCGCGACCAGGCTGCCGTGCAGGCGGCCCTGGCTGCCGTGGCTGAATGTGCCCGGGGCACCGACAACCTGCTGTACCCGATGAAGGAGGCACTGCGCGCCGG includes these proteins:
- a CDS encoding methylmalonyl-CoA mutase, with the protein product RWNTISISGYHIREAGSTAVQEIAFTIANGIAYVEVAKAAGLDVDDFAPRLSFFWNAHNNFFEEVAKFRASRRIWFKLMTERFGAKKEASKLLRFHTQTGGSTLTAQQPEVNIVRVAVQSMAAVMGGTQSLHTNGFDEALGLPTEQAARIALRTQQVIGYESGIADTPDPLAGSYFVEVLTDEIERLAWEYIERIDEMGGAVSGIEAGFQQDEIEQAAYEYTKSIDDDERVIVSVNKFALDVEPEPSVFPIDPTLESGQRERLAAYKANRDQAAVQAALAAVAECARGTDNLLYPMKEALRAGASLGEVSDALRGVFGVYQPGR